From Spirosoma aerolatum, one genomic window encodes:
- a CDS encoding aldose 1-epimerase family protein, with protein sequence MALQPLYTKISNPAQIGGIETSVLDNGAGRGTRIAWINTGSGLRYKLVLDRAMDIADTFYNQHSLAWLSHSGITSPQPFTERGLDWLRTFNGGLLTTCGLSHVGGPEQDAYGERGLHGQISNIPATIESISQPDPSMGKLDMSITGRMMETRVFGPSLELTRTISGTLGQPVIRIHDAVVNRANTPAPHMLLYHFNFGWPLVDEGTKLLWKGPWQAREGGMNAEIFRDGYDFRTCPAPLDSHSGTGEAVAFIDATPDQNGQCSAGLYNPMLGIAVAMRFQKAELPWLTNWQHWGTGEYVTGIEPSTHPPIGQAKAREQQTLIFLEPGEKRSYTVELEVLSHTDQINELVNRLA encoded by the coding sequence CTTTGTATACCAAAATCTCGAACCCAGCGCAGATTGGCGGCATCGAGACCTCTGTTCTTGACAATGGTGCGGGTCGCGGAACCCGAATAGCCTGGATCAATACCGGAAGCGGCCTCCGGTACAAACTGGTTCTTGACCGGGCGATGGACATTGCCGATACCTTTTACAATCAGCATAGTCTGGCCTGGCTAAGTCATTCCGGCATTACATCACCCCAGCCATTTACCGAACGCGGACTGGACTGGCTGCGAACCTTCAACGGGGGGTTGCTGACTACCTGCGGGCTATCGCACGTGGGTGGCCCCGAACAGGATGCCTACGGCGAACGGGGGTTACATGGCCAGATCAGTAACATTCCGGCCACCATCGAATCGATCAGCCAGCCGGACCCATCTATGGGGAAACTGGATATGAGTATTACTGGGCGCATGATGGAAACCAGGGTATTTGGCCCAAGTCTGGAGTTGACCCGAACCATTTCCGGCACCCTTGGCCAGCCCGTTATTCGGATTCATGATGCAGTGGTGAACCGGGCCAATACACCCGCTCCCCACATGCTACTTTATCATTTTAACTTCGGCTGGCCACTGGTCGATGAAGGCACCAAGTTACTCTGGAAGGGCCCCTGGCAGGCTCGTGAGGGTGGCATGAATGCTGAAATTTTCCGGGATGGATATGATTTCCGTACATGTCCGGCTCCACTCGATAGCCATAGCGGTACGGGCGAAGCCGTTGCGTTTATCGATGCCACCCCCGACCAGAACGGCCAGTGTAGCGCCGGGCTGTACAATCCTATGTTGGGCATAGCTGTAGCCATGCGGTTTCAGAAAGCCGAGCTACCTTGGCTCACGAACTGGCAGCATTGGGGAACAGGCGAGTATGTTACCGGAATTGAACCCAGCACGCACCCACCCATTGGTCAGGCGAAGGCGCGGGAACAGCAAACCCTTATTTTTTTAGAGCCCGGCGAAAAGCGATCCTATACAGTCGAACTGGAAGTGCTTTCCCATACCGATCAGATCAATGAACTGGTCAATCGTTTAGCCTAG